The Burkholderiales bacterium genome window below encodes:
- a CDS encoding pyridoxal phosphate-dependent aminotransferase, with protein sequence MNSQPQRLRLAARMAEIEPFHVVVLITRAKRLEAQGRSIVNMVIGEPDFPTPQPIVDAGIAALRENQIRYTPSLGTWSLRETLSNWYRGRYGVDVPATRIGVTSGSSGALLLTMGVLLSPGDEVLMADPGYPCNRHFVRAMEGHAVGVPVGPETGYQLTAELVDRYWTPRTVAVMVASPSNPTGTLVELPELARIAEVTRHRGGRLIVDEIYHGLTYGCEAQSVLQVADDAFVINSFSKYFCMTGWRLGWMVAPADYVDAIEKLAQNLYISNSDIAQQAAMAAFAPETLKVVEGNRARFQAQRDYLLPELRRLGFDIPVEPRGAFYIYANCSRLTSDSYGFCLDVLEKAGVAIAPGIDFGSHRANEHVRFSYPKPIPVLAEGVRRLGQYLGR encoded by the coding sequence GTGAATTCTCAACCGCAGCGCCTGCGCCTCGCGGCCCGGATGGCGGAAATCGAACCATTTCACGTAGTGGTATTGATCACTCGCGCCAAGCGGCTCGAGGCGCAGGGCCGCAGCATCGTCAACATGGTGATCGGTGAGCCCGACTTTCCCACCCCTCAGCCGATCGTTGACGCCGGCATCGCAGCATTGCGCGAAAACCAGATCCGCTATACGCCCTCGCTCGGGACTTGGTCTTTGCGCGAGACTTTGTCTAATTGGTATCGCGGCCGCTACGGCGTGGACGTGCCTGCAACACGCATCGGCGTGACGAGCGGATCGTCGGGAGCGCTGCTGCTGACCATGGGCGTGCTGCTCTCGCCCGGTGACGAAGTGCTCATGGCCGATCCCGGCTACCCGTGCAATCGCCACTTCGTGCGGGCCATGGAAGGCCATGCGGTGGGCGTGCCGGTCGGTCCCGAGACCGGATATCAGCTCACCGCGGAACTGGTCGACCGCTACTGGACTCCCCGCACCGTGGCGGTCATGGTGGCTTCACCCTCGAATCCCACCGGTACCCTCGTCGAGCTCCCGGAGCTGGCGCGCATCGCGGAAGTCACGCGTCACAGGGGCGGCCGGCTCATCGTCGACGAGATCTATCACGGCCTGACCTATGGCTGCGAGGCGCAAAGCGTGCTGCAGGTCGCGGACGACGCGTTTGTCATCAACAGTTTTTCGAAGTATTTCTGCATGACCGGCTGGCGTCTGGGGTGGATGGTGGCGCCGGCGGACTACGTCGATGCCATCGAGAAGCTGGCGCAGAACCTCTACATCTCCAACTCCGACATCGCCCAGCAGGCGGCGATGGCTGCCTTTGCGCCCGAGACGCTGAAAGTCGTGGAAGGCAACCGCGCCAGATTCCAGGCGCAACGCGACTATCTGCTGCCGGAGCTGCGGCGGCTCGGGTTCGACATTCCGGTCGAGCCCCGGGGCGCCTTCTACATCTACGCCAATTGCAGCCGGCTCACTTCCGACAGCTACGGTTTCTGTCTCGACGTGCTGGAGAAGGCGGGGGTGGCGATCGCGCCGGGAATCGACTTCGGCAGCCATCGTGCGAACGAGCACGTGCGCTTTTCCTATCCCAAACCGATTCCTGTGCTCGCCGAAGGCGTCCGGCGCCTCGGCCAGTATCTCGGCAGATAA
- a CDS encoding enolase C-terminal domain-like protein, translating to MKLTIRNIRVRPVMAPLKRPLRSASGEIPTAPLALVDLETAEGITGRAYLFAFHDYLLKPLVSTLEGLAGLIKGDAVAPVALDAKLRARLTLFGTDGTVGLALSGIDMVAWDALAQAQGVPLVVLLGGEIRPVRAYNSCGLWIKDPALLADEAEQLLAEGGFGAVKLRIGRDDFKQDLAAVRNVKRRIGDEVALMTDFNQRLTVNEAIRRGRALDDEGLYWIEEPVRQDDYAGCARIASEVKTPIQIGENLPNTFEMQKAIEAKAAEFYMPDVQRIGGVSGWLRAAALAQAHGLDMSSHLFPEYSAHLLAVTPTCHWLEYMDWANALLAEPFQVKNGHVLIPDRPGSGVVWDEQAVKKYAAP from the coding sequence GTGAAGCTGACGATCAGGAACATCCGGGTAAGACCGGTGATGGCGCCGCTCAAGCGCCCGCTGCGCTCGGCAAGCGGCGAGATCCCCACTGCGCCGCTGGCGCTCGTCGACCTGGAGACCGCGGAAGGCATCACCGGGCGTGCGTATCTCTTCGCCTTCCACGACTACCTGCTCAAGCCGCTGGTATCGACGCTGGAGGGCTTGGCCGGACTGATCAAGGGCGACGCGGTGGCGCCGGTCGCGCTCGACGCCAAGCTGCGCGCGCGGCTCACGCTGTTCGGCACCGACGGCACCGTGGGGCTGGCGCTGTCGGGCATCGACATGGTGGCATGGGACGCGCTCGCCCAGGCGCAAGGCGTGCCGCTGGTCGTCCTCCTGGGCGGGGAAATCCGCCCGGTACGCGCTTATAACAGTTGCGGGCTGTGGATCAAGGATCCCGCACTGCTCGCCGACGAGGCTGAGCAACTGCTGGCCGAAGGCGGCTTCGGCGCGGTGAAACTGCGCATCGGGCGCGACGATTTCAAGCAGGATCTCGCCGCCGTGCGCAACGTCAAGCGGCGCATCGGCGACGAAGTCGCGCTGATGACCGACTTCAACCAGCGCCTCACCGTCAACGAAGCGATCCGCCGCGGTCGTGCGCTCGACGACGAGGGCCTGTACTGGATCGAGGAGCCCGTGCGGCAGGACGATTATGCAGGCTGCGCTCGCATCGCCTCGGAAGTCAAGACGCCCATCCAGATCGGCGAGAACCTGCCCAACACTTTCGAGATGCAGAAAGCGATCGAGGCCAAGGCCGCGGAGTTCTACATGCCCGACGTCCAGCGCATCGGCGGAGTGAGCGGTTGGCTGCGCGCCGCAGCGCTGGCGCAGGCGCACGGACTGGACATGTCCAGCCATCTGTTCCCGGAATACAGCGCGCACCTGCTCGCCGTCACGCCGACCTGCCACTGGCTCGAATACATGGACTGGGCCAACGCGCTTCTCGCCGAACCGTTCCAAGTGAAGAACGGTCACGTACTCATCCCCGATCGGCCGGGCAGCGGCGTGGTGTGGGACGAGCAGGCGGTGAAGAAGTATGCAGCACCGTGA
- a CDS encoding DoxX family protein, whose translation MEMVKQYGPPIGRILLALIFIISGVGKITGFEGTVGYMQAYNVPATQVLLVIAIIVELGGGILVAIGWQTRWASAALAVFVIIVTPIFHAFWAVPEDQAMMQQIQFLKNVSILGGLLYVMAHGPGKWAAEKG comes from the coding sequence ATGGAAATGGTGAAGCAATACGGACCGCCGATCGGCCGGATCCTGCTGGCGCTGATCTTCATCATCTCGGGTGTGGGCAAGATCACGGGCTTCGAAGGTACGGTCGGATACATGCAGGCCTACAATGTTCCGGCGACCCAGGTGCTTCTGGTGATCGCGATCATCGTCGAGTTGGGCGGCGGCATTCTGGTCGCGATCGGCTGGCAGACGCGCTGGGCGTCGGCGGCGCTCGCCGTGTTCGTCATCATCGTCACGCCGATCTTCCATGCGTTCTGGGCCGTGCCCGAAGACCAGGCGATGATGCAGCAGATTCAGTTCCTCAAGAACGTCTCGATCCTGGGCGGGCTGCTCTATGTGATGGCCCACGGCCCGGGCAAGTGGGCCGCCGAGAAAGGTTGA
- a CDS encoding 3-hydroxybutyrate dehydrogenase, producing the protein MVNGKAVVVTGSTSGIGLGIARAFAAQGARVLLNGFGDAAQIERMRAGIASEFGVKVAFSPADMSRPQEVVAMIEQAGRELGAVDVLVNNAGVQHVAPVDEFPVEKWNEILAINLSAAFHAIRAALPGMKTRRWGRIINIASAHGLVASPFKSAYIAAKHGLVGLTKTVALETAGKGITCNAICPGYVLTPLVEKQIDDNARVHGIAREDVIRKVILERQPSKEFVKIEEVAALAVFLAGEAAASITGAALPIDGGWVAQ; encoded by the coding sequence ATGGTCAATGGAAAGGCAGTCGTAGTCACCGGTTCCACGAGCGGCATCGGCCTGGGTATCGCAAGAGCGTTCGCCGCGCAGGGTGCGCGCGTGTTATTGAACGGTTTCGGCGACGCCGCGCAGATTGAACGCATGCGCGCCGGCATCGCCTCGGAATTCGGCGTCAAGGTAGCTTTCTCGCCCGCCGACATGTCGCGCCCGCAAGAAGTCGTGGCCATGATCGAGCAGGCCGGCAGGGAGCTTGGCGCGGTCGACGTCCTGGTGAACAACGCGGGCGTCCAGCACGTCGCACCGGTGGATGAGTTCCCGGTCGAGAAGTGGAACGAGATCCTCGCCATCAATCTGTCCGCCGCCTTCCACGCGATTCGCGCCGCGTTGCCCGGAATGAAGACGAGGCGATGGGGTCGCATCATCAACATCGCGTCGGCGCACGGGCTGGTGGCCTCTCCCTTCAAGTCGGCCTATATCGCGGCCAAGCACGGCCTGGTCGGCTTGACGAAGACCGTGGCGCTGGAGACCGCGGGCAAAGGCATTACCTGCAACGCCATCTGCCCGGGCTACGTGCTCACGCCGCTGGTCGAGAAGCAGATCGACGACAACGCGCGCGTACACGGGATCGCGCGCGAGGACGTGATCAGGAAGGTCATCCTGGAACGCCAGCCTTCGAAGGAGTTCGTCAAGATCGAGGAAGTCGCGGCGCTTGCCGTGTTCCTGGCCGGAGAAGCCGCCGCTTCGATTACCGGGGCTGCGCTGCCGATCGACGGCGGCTGGGTCGCTCAGTAG
- a CDS encoding CDGSH iron-sulfur domain-containing protein: protein MPNLLQPQIDGPLKVQGEIEILAADGTLLRKTAEAWLCRCGGSSSKPFCDGTHAKAGFREAARVGSYQPKTLEPVAPGTGLRISLRTNGPLRCVGEMRIEGADNSTWSGTQASLCRCGGSKNKPFCDGTHRNIGFEAA from the coding sequence ATGCCGAACCTGCTCCAGCCGCAAATCGACGGCCCGCTCAAGGTCCAGGGCGAGATCGAGATCCTGGCCGCGGACGGCACGCTCCTGCGGAAAACCGCCGAGGCGTGGCTGTGCCGCTGCGGCGGTTCGTCCAGCAAGCCCTTCTGCGACGGCACGCACGCCAAGGCCGGTTTTCGCGAGGCCGCGCGGGTGGGATCCTATCAGCCCAAGACTCTGGAGCCCGTTGCGCCGGGAACGGGATTGCGCATCAGCCTGAGAACCAACGGTCCGCTACGCTGCGTGGGCGAGATGCGCATCGAGGGTGCCGACAATTCCACATGGAGCGGCACCCAGGCCTCGCTGTGCCGTTGCGGAGGTTCGAAGAACAAGCCGTTCTGCGACGGTACTCATCGGAATATCGGGTTCGAGGCGGCTTGA
- a CDS encoding DUF1835 domain-containing protein encodes MLHITNGDAVVARMRDGALPGIYLPWRDALHEGPVPRTENLTQLSTIRARYLAEAGYGSELALRDQFKARDAQLAGAARENEIVLWFEHDLYDQLQLLQILDWLAMHAAQARVSLIVIGSYPAIARFVGLGQLTPAQLVGLLDARTPAEPAHFQAARTAWRAFRESTPRSCFALLRLDWTSLPYLPDALLRLLEELPSTRNGLSRTEQAALAVIAEGTSAPREIFSAVQALEDRPFMGDWSFWRLLSRLARPPMPLVRLERGARFFYPPRVPDGPEFAAQRLSLTERGREVLEQRIDAVRLRGIDRWLGGTHLEPHCVWRWDGEHQRLVAPEAT; translated from the coding sequence ATGCTGCACATCACCAATGGGGACGCCGTGGTCGCGCGGATGCGCGACGGCGCGCTTCCCGGCATCTACCTTCCCTGGCGCGACGCCCTGCACGAGGGTCCCGTGCCCAGAACCGAGAATCTCACGCAGCTCTCCACGATCCGCGCCCGCTATCTGGCCGAAGCGGGCTATGGAAGCGAGCTCGCGCTGCGCGATCAATTCAAGGCGCGGGACGCGCAGCTCGCCGGTGCGGCGCGCGAAAACGAGATCGTGCTCTGGTTCGAGCACGATCTCTACGATCAGTTGCAACTGCTCCAGATTCTCGACTGGCTGGCGATGCATGCCGCGCAGGCGCGGGTGTCCCTGATCGTGATCGGGAGTTATCCAGCAATTGCGCGTTTCGTCGGGCTCGGCCAACTGACGCCCGCCCAGCTGGTCGGGCTGCTCGATGCGCGCACGCCCGCCGAACCGGCGCACTTCCAGGCAGCCCGGACTGCGTGGCGTGCATTTCGCGAATCCACTCCCCGGTCGTGCTTCGCGCTGCTTCGCCTGGACTGGACGTCGCTGCCTTACCTTCCCGACGCGCTGCTGCGTCTGCTCGAGGAGCTGCCTTCGACGCGCAACGGACTCTCGCGCACGGAGCAGGCGGCGCTCGCGGTCATCGCCGAAGGCACCTCGGCACCGCGAGAAATCTTCTCCGCGGTCCAGGCGCTGGAGGATCGCCCGTTCATGGGCGACTGGTCGTTCTGGCGGCTGCTGTCGCGTCTGGCGCGCCCACCGATGCCGCTCGTGCGCTTGGAGCGCGGAGCGCGGTTCTTCTACCCGCCGCGCGTGCCGGACGGACCCGAGTTCGCGGCGCAGCGACTGTCGCTCACCGAGCGAGGCCGCGAAGTTCTGGAGCAGCGCATCGATGCGGTCAGGCTCCGGGGCATCGACCGATGGCTGGGCGGCACGCATCTGGAACCGCATTGCGTCTGGCGCTGGGACGGCGAGCACCAGCGGCTGGTGGCGCCCGAGGCGACCTGA
- a CDS encoding transcriptional repressor — protein MKRGRTATPAVAEALIRKTGHRVTTARVQILTLLLNAGSALTHNEVEDQLGKNLSVDRVTVYRVLDWLTQVGLARRITESDRIWRFIALTEGRTAASSAHFTCTCCSQTIVLPGAAPQRRPRLPPGYRARQMELSVRGLCADCSRPNHSPAAHAREGARRVR, from the coding sequence ATGAAAAGGGGTCGCACTGCAACGCCAGCCGTTGCAGAAGCGCTCATCCGCAAGACCGGTCACAGGGTCACCACCGCGCGCGTGCAGATTCTGACCCTGCTGCTGAATGCCGGATCCGCGCTCACGCACAACGAAGTCGAGGACCAGCTCGGAAAGAACCTCTCGGTCGATCGGGTCACGGTGTATCGGGTGCTCGACTGGCTGACGCAGGTGGGGCTGGCACGCCGCATTACCGAATCGGATCGCATCTGGCGCTTCATCGCGCTCACGGAAGGACGCACTGCCGCCAGCAGCGCGCATTTCACTTGCACGTGCTGCAGCCAGACGATCGTCCTGCCGGGCGCCGCGCCGCAGCGGCGCCCGAGGCTTCCGCCTGGATACCGGGCCAGGCAGATGGAGCTGTCGGTGCGCGGACTGTGCGCCGATTGCTCGCGACCGAACCACAGTCCAGCCGCTCACGCGCGGGAGGGCGCGCGCCGCGTTCGCTGA
- a CDS encoding tetratricopeptide repeat protein, giving the protein MKSHAWMLAALLAASFPALGEEQEETFVDLVPGQEMLDPARLAPLIRQGDVRAMNNIGLLWAKGFQGKQSYEEALRWWKEAARRGYTVAMNNVGLAYANGHGVERDMQKAFEWWHQAAFLGNAWAMNAVGDCYEKGEGVEQDDRMAMTWYQSAAQYGEAMAMYNIGALFEHGKGIPRDYHEAISWYRKSAQKGDASAMRAIGRFYRQGLGVNIDPLEAWAWHSVAAARFRAEEADEAALNRRELEQLTAQLSAEQRTQARVRAEQIDLATRPAASATGAPQQPGEQRI; this is encoded by the coding sequence TTGAAGTCGCATGCATGGATGCTGGCCGCGTTGCTTGCGGCGTCCTTCCCGGCGCTCGGCGAGGAGCAGGAGGAGACTTTTGTCGACCTCGTCCCCGGCCAGGAGATGCTCGACCCCGCCCGGCTCGCCCCGCTGATCAGGCAGGGCGACGTGCGGGCCATGAACAACATCGGTCTGCTGTGGGCCAAGGGCTTCCAGGGAAAGCAAAGCTATGAGGAAGCGCTGCGCTGGTGGAAGGAGGCGGCGCGCCGCGGCTACACCGTCGCCATGAACAACGTCGGGCTCGCCTACGCCAACGGTCACGGGGTGGAGCGGGACATGCAGAAGGCCTTCGAGTGGTGGCACCAGGCGGCGTTCCTGGGCAACGCCTGGGCCATGAACGCGGTGGGCGACTGCTACGAGAAGGGCGAAGGCGTCGAGCAGGACGATCGGATGGCGATGACGTGGTACCAGAGCGCGGCCCAGTACGGGGAGGCCATGGCGATGTACAACATCGGGGCGCTCTTCGAGCACGGGAAAGGAATCCCGCGCGACTATCACGAAGCGATTTCCTGGTACCGCAAGTCGGCGCAGAAGGGCGATGCCTCCGCCATGCGCGCCATCGGACGGTTCTACCGTCAGGGCCTGGGCGTAAACATCGACCCGCTGGAAGCGTGGGCGTGGCACAGTGTCGCGGCCGCGCGCTTCCGCGCGGAGGAAGCCGATGAGGCCGCGCTCAACCGGCGCGAGCTGGAACAACTGACCGCACAACTGTCGGCCGAGCAGCGCACGCAGGCCCGGGTGCGCGCCGAACAGATCGATCTCGCCACCCGGCCCGCTGCCTCCGCCACTGGCGCACCGCAGCAGCCGGGAGAGCAGCGCATCTGA
- a CDS encoding FAD-linked oxidase C-terminal domain-containing protein, with protein MTLAATHVQSAIEALKALFGDRLSTSPGIRDHHSKDESWHHPHRPDAVVFPDTTEEVAQVVQLCARHRTPVIAYGTGTSLEGNVIPHQGGVVLDLMNMNRILRVSAEDLDATVQARVTRKQLNDYIRDQGLFFPIDPGADASLGGMAATRASGTNAVRYGTMRENVLGLTVVLADGRVIRTSRRARKSAAGYDLTRLFVGSEGTLGIITEVTLRLYGIPEAMAAAVCSFDSIKGAVDTVIQTIQLGIPVARIELLDDVQMDSVNRFSRLSYPVKDTLFLEFHGTEAGVKEQAQMVQAIASENGGAEFKWAVKPEERSKLWTARHDVTYANKALRPGCEIWATDVCVPISRLAECILETKKDLKQSFLTAPLVGHVGDGNFHLGFLIDRNNPAEIAEAERLNERLVMRALAMDGTCTGEHGIGLGKMKFLIAEHGEAVAVMRQIKKALDPDNILNPGKIFTL; from the coding sequence ATGACCCTTGCCGCCACCCACGTGCAGTCAGCGATCGAGGCGCTGAAGGCCCTGTTCGGCGATCGCCTGTCCACCAGTCCCGGAATCCGCGACCACCACAGCAAGGACGAATCCTGGCATCACCCGCACCGGCCCGACGCCGTCGTGTTTCCCGACACGACCGAGGAGGTCGCACAGGTCGTGCAGCTCTGTGCGCGTCACCGGACGCCGGTGATTGCCTACGGAACCGGGACCTCGCTCGAGGGCAACGTCATTCCCCACCAGGGTGGCGTAGTGCTGGACCTGATGAACATGAACCGCATCCTGCGCGTGAGCGCGGAGGACCTGGATGCCACGGTGCAGGCGCGCGTGACCCGCAAGCAGTTGAACGACTACATTCGCGACCAGGGATTGTTCTTTCCGATCGATCCGGGCGCCGATGCCTCCCTGGGCGGCATGGCCGCCACACGCGCCTCCGGGACCAACGCCGTGCGTTACGGCACCATGCGTGAGAATGTGCTGGGACTCACAGTGGTGCTGGCCGACGGGCGCGTCATTCGCACTTCGCGCCGCGCGCGCAAGTCGGCGGCGGGCTACGACCTCACCCGGCTCTTCGTCGGTTCGGAGGGTACGCTGGGCATCATCACCGAGGTCACGCTGCGCCTGTACGGCATCCCGGAAGCGATGGCCGCAGCGGTGTGCTCCTTCGACAGCATCAAAGGCGCCGTCGACACCGTGATCCAGACCATCCAGCTCGGCATCCCGGTGGCGCGCATCGAGCTGCTGGACGACGTGCAGATGGACTCGGTGAACAGGTTCTCGAGGCTCAGCTATCCGGTCAAGGACACGCTGTTCCTGGAATTCCACGGCACCGAAGCCGGCGTGAAGGAGCAGGCGCAGATGGTACAGGCGATCGCCAGCGAGAACGGCGGGGCCGAGTTCAAGTGGGCCGTCAAGCCGGAGGAGCGCAGCAAACTGTGGACCGCGCGCCATGATGTCACCTACGCCAACAAGGCGCTGCGCCCGGGCTGCGAGATCTGGGCGACCGACGTGTGCGTGCCCATCTCGCGGCTCGCGGAGTGCATCCTCGAGACCAAAAAGGACCTGAAGCAGAGTTTCCTCACAGCGCCGCTGGTCGGTCACGTCGGCGACGGCAATTTCCACCTCGGCTTCCTGATCGACCGCAACAACCCCGCGGAGATCGCCGAGGCCGAGCGACTGAACGAACGGCTGGTGATGCGCGCCTTGGCGATGGATGGCACCTGCACCGGCGAGCATGGCATCGGACTGGGCAAGATGAAATTCCTGATCGCCGAGCACGGCGAAGCGGTCGCCGTCATGCGCCAGATCAAGAAGGCGCTGGACCCGGACAACATCCTCAACCCGGGGAAGATCTTCACGTTGTGA
- a CDS encoding 2-dehydropantoate 2-reductase: MRIAVIGSGGVGGYFGGRLAAAGTEVTFVARGPHLMAMKQRGLKVLSALGDLHLKDVRCTDDPSSIGPVDVVMIAVKLWSTGEAARSAKALLGPETAVVSFQNGVVAVDTLIPVVGREHVMGGVANIAALIEEPGVIRHNGYMANLFFGELDGRRSARAEALLAACRKANISADIVPDIQLAIWEKFVRLVTMSAVTTLMRLPIGPIREDPDTRALLIQVMKEVVAVGQAKGIRFPVNIVEDQLSKIDSYPPGMVASMCGDLRRGNRLELPWLSGTVAKLGAELGTPTPANQFVHAALKLHADGRHPLAQI; the protein is encoded by the coding sequence ATGAGAATCGCGGTGATCGGCAGCGGTGGCGTCGGCGGGTATTTCGGCGGCCGTCTCGCCGCCGCCGGTACGGAAGTCACCTTCGTCGCGCGCGGGCCGCACCTGATGGCGATGAAGCAACGCGGCTTGAAGGTGCTCTCCGCGCTCGGCGACCTGCATCTTAAGGACGTGCGCTGCACCGACGATCCCTCCTCGATCGGCCCCGTGGACGTCGTGATGATCGCCGTCAAGCTCTGGTCCACCGGGGAGGCGGCACGCTCGGCCAAGGCGCTGCTCGGCCCGGAGACCGCGGTGGTGTCGTTCCAGAACGGCGTAGTCGCCGTCGACACGCTGATTCCGGTGGTGGGCCGGGAGCACGTGATGGGCGGAGTGGCCAACATCGCCGCGCTCATCGAGGAGCCGGGCGTGATCCGCCACAACGGCTACATGGCCAATCTGTTTTTCGGCGAGCTGGACGGCAGGCGCTCGGCACGGGCCGAAGCGTTGCTGGCGGCGTGCCGGAAAGCGAATATCAGCGCCGATATCGTCCCGGACATCCAGTTGGCGATCTGGGAAAAATTCGTGCGGCTGGTGACGATGTCGGCCGTAACCACGCTCATGCGCTTGCCGATCGGGCCGATCCGGGAAGACCCGGACACGCGCGCGCTGCTCATCCAGGTGATGAAGGAAGTGGTAGCGGTCGGACAGGCCAAGGGCATCCGTTTTCCCGTCAACATCGTGGAGGACCAGCTCTCGAAGATCGATTCCTACCCGCCGGGAATGGTGGCCTCCATGTGCGGAGACCTGCGGCGCGGCAACCGCCTGGAGCTGCCGTGGCTCTCCGGCACCGTGGCGAAACTCGGCGCGGAGCTCGGAACTCCGACGCCGGCCAACCAGTTCGTCCATGCCGCGCTCAAGCTGCACGCCGACGGTCGTCATCCGCTGGCGCAGATCTGA
- a CDS encoding lipocalin-like domain-containing protein yields MSLSLLWAAPGQSADYAQVRPGHRLEFPRDHGAHPRFRTEWWYITGWLTTTDGAALGFQVTFFRNRPGVQEDNPSRFAPKQLLFAHAAIADPRRGRLRHDQRAAREGFGLASAAEGDTEVRIGDWRLSRDRHGYRATILAREFGLDLGFATDAPPLLQGEAGYSRKGPRPAQASYYYSRPHLRVNGGIEVDGRRLAVSGEAWLDHEWSSEYLAQEAVGWDWTGINFADGSALMAFRIRDRAGGSFWAGGSHRDARGRLTVFAPRDIEFAPLRYWRSPRTGATYPVAMRVRAGALQIELDPLMDDQELDARASTGTVYWEGAVRARGGTEVLGRGYLELTGYAGRLNL; encoded by the coding sequence TTGAGCCTGTCCTTGCTGTGGGCTGCGCCCGGACAGAGCGCGGACTATGCCCAGGTACGGCCGGGCCATCGACTCGAGTTCCCGCGGGATCACGGCGCACATCCGCGCTTTCGCACCGAGTGGTGGTACATCACCGGCTGGTTGACCACCACCGATGGCGCGGCGCTTGGCTTCCAGGTCACGTTTTTTCGCAACCGGCCCGGCGTGCAGGAAGACAACCCGTCGCGCTTCGCGCCCAAGCAACTGCTGTTCGCGCACGCGGCGATCGCCGATCCACGCCGGGGGCGGTTGCGCCACGATCAGCGCGCTGCGCGCGAAGGCTTCGGCCTCGCGTCCGCAGCCGAAGGGGATACCGAGGTGAGGATCGGCGATTGGCGCCTGTCTCGCGACCGGCATGGCTATCGCGCCACCATCCTTGCACGGGAGTTCGGTCTCGATCTGGGATTCGCGACCGATGCGCCACCGCTGCTGCAGGGGGAGGCCGGATACAGCCGCAAAGGACCGCGCCCCGCGCAGGCCAGCTACTACTACAGCCGCCCGCATCTGCGCGTGAACGGCGGAATCGAGGTGGACGGGCGCCGTCTCGCCGTGAGCGGAGAAGCCTGGCTGGACCACGAGTGGTCGAGCGAATATCTGGCGCAAGAAGCGGTCGGCTGGGACTGGACCGGGATCAATTTCGCCGACGGATCCGCGCTGATGGCGTTTCGCATCCGCGACCGGGCGGGCGGCAGCTTCTGGGCGGGTGGCAGCCACCGCGACGCGCGCGGAAGGCTCACCGTATTCGCGCCGCGCGATATCGAGTTCGCGCCGCTGAGGTACTGGCGTTCGCCGCGCACCGGTGCGACGTATCCCGTGGCGATGCGCGTGCGCGCCGGCGCGCTGCAGATCGAGCTGGATCCGCTGATGGACGACCAGGAGCTCGACGCACGCGCCAGTACCGGAACCGTGTATTGGGAGGGTGCGGTACGCGCCCGGGGCGGCACCGAGGTCCTGGGTCGCGGCTATCTCGAGCTGACCGGCTACGCGGGCAGGCTCAATCTCTGA
- a CDS encoding alpha/beta hydrolase: MSDFMTGMHRETVPANGLRFNVWHAGQGPAVVLLHGYPQTGQMWRKLTPELIKYFSVIVPDLRGYGDSDKPRDGYDKRTMAADIAGIMTALGHARYSVVGHDRGARVGHRLALDHETAVVRLAVLDIVPTHTVFRDTGKDLAAAYWHWFFFQVPDLPEIMIASSAEPFLRHLLRALTFRAGAIDEAVFQEYLRAFLLPGTIRGGLEDYRAAATVDLADDERDLGRKIACPVLAVWGEYGKMHRLFDVLATWREKALDVRGGPLPCGHFIPEEAPDELLAVLLPFLRG; this comes from the coding sequence ATGAGCGACTTCATGACAGGCATGCACCGGGAGACGGTGCCCGCCAACGGCCTGCGGTTCAACGTCTGGCACGCAGGGCAGGGACCGGCGGTGGTGCTGCTGCACGGCTACCCGCAAACCGGGCAGATGTGGCGCAAGCTCACGCCGGAGCTCATCAAGTACTTCAGTGTGATCGTGCCGGATCTGCGCGGCTATGGCGACAGCGACAAGCCGCGCGACGGCTACGACAAGCGCACGATGGCCGCCGACATCGCCGGGATCATGACAGCGCTGGGCCACGCGCGTTACAGCGTGGTCGGCCACGATCGCGGAGCGCGGGTGGGACACCGCCTCGCGCTGGATCACGAAACGGCGGTCGTGCGGCTGGCGGTGCTGGACATCGTGCCCACCCACACCGTGTTTCGCGATACCGGCAAGGACCTCGCGGCCGCGTACTGGCATTGGTTCTTCTTTCAGGTGCCGGATCTGCCGGAGATCATGATCGCCAGCAGTGCCGAGCCCTTCCTGCGCCATCTGCTGCGCGCACTTACCTTTCGCGCAGGAGCGATCGATGAGGCGGTGTTCCAAGAGTATCTGCGCGCCTTTCTGCTGCCGGGCACGATCCGCGGCGGCCTGGAGGACTACCGTGCCGCGGCCACCGTCGATCTGGCCGACGACGAGCGCGACCTCGGGCGCAAGATCGCCTGTCCGGTGCTGGCGGTCTGGGGCGAGTACGGCAAGATGCACCGGCTCTTCGACGTGCTCGCCACCTGGCGCGAGAAGGCGCTCGACGTGCGCGGCGGCCCCTTGCCTTGCGGCCATTTCATTCCCGAGGAAGCACCGGACGAACTGCTCGCCGTGCTGCTGCCCTTCCTGCGCGGCTAG